In Lewinellaceae bacterium, a single window of DNA contains:
- a CDS encoding restriction endonuclease subunit S — protein MRAQCNIIRKGDLCYSKLRPKLDKAFIASFDSLCTTELLVFDIIANVRKDFILNHFHSSSFLNFVSSKAFGTRMPRVSKKVIGEYTLNLPTKAEQADLMEEIGVIFNTLEFTNRQLNNIIEVQKSLINQIF, from the coding sequence ATTAGGGCACAATGTAATATAATAAGAAAAGGAGACCTCTGTTATAGTAAATTACGACCTAAACTAGATAAAGCTTTTATCGCATCTTTCGACAGTTTGTGTACTACGGAACTTTTAGTTTTTGATATAATTGCAAATGTTCGAAAAGACTTTATTCTTAATCATTTTCATAGTAGCTCATTTTTGAATTTTGTTTCTAGCAAAGCTTTTGGAACAAGAATGCCGAGAGTTTCTAAAAAAGTAATAGGAGAATATACCTTAAACCTGCCAACGAAAGCAGAACAGGCTGATTTGATGGAAGAAATAGGTGTAATTTTCAATACACTTGAATTTACCAACAGACAGCTTAATAATATTATTGAAGTTCAAAAATCCCTCATCAACCAAATCTTCTAA
- a CDS encoding ISAs1 family transposase, translated as MQTELKGHRDPRGRVHNLSFVLSGVLIAILLGRNRLSSIQRFIANRFEDLRAWTGCQAEKAVSDAQLRRILRGVDWEKYNELNAAHFNLKIEQVLPEEWVALDGKELRGSLERDESGDKAKRGEVVVNAVKHKDSRVVGPTYYRGDKESEKIAVRELLHKGLSEKSITLDAPHCGPETTAMIEQGGGRYIVQAKANQAELMEELHLSTGFLPALHRFSEVDKAHGRIETRKAELFDIQGGDFEQRWQSSGIRALIKVQRHFIGVKTGKEQHQTSLYISNQADDKHSGSTAEELFHAVRKHWAIEADNHVRDVLFLEDSTPTPKGNLSRSLAAIRTFAIQALRQTGAKSLKAKMEQLLDCPQKLAETLVAMGFST; from the coding sequence TTGCAAACTGAATTGAAGGGCCACCGCGACCCAAGGGGCAGGGTGCATAACCTTAGTTTCGTACTGAGCGGGGTACTAATTGCCATACTCCTGGGCCGCAACCGGCTGAGTTCCATACAGCGGTTTATAGCCAACCGCTTTGAAGATTTGCGTGCCTGGACAGGTTGCCAGGCAGAAAAAGCAGTATCTGATGCCCAATTGAGGCGGATACTTCGAGGGGTGGATTGGGAAAAGTACAATGAGCTTAATGCTGCTCATTTCAACCTAAAAATAGAGCAGGTTTTACCGGAGGAATGGGTTGCCTTGGATGGCAAGGAGCTAAGGGGCAGCCTGGAGCGGGATGAAAGCGGGGATAAAGCCAAGCGGGGCGAAGTTGTGGTTAATGCAGTAAAGCATAAGGATAGCCGGGTGGTGGGGCCAACCTATTACCGGGGAGACAAGGAAAGCGAAAAAATAGCCGTACGCGAACTGCTCCATAAAGGCTTGTCTGAAAAGTCAATTACATTGGACGCTCCGCATTGCGGCCCCGAGACAACAGCCATGATAGAACAAGGCGGAGGGCGGTATATTGTGCAAGCTAAGGCTAATCAAGCCGAGTTAATGGAAGAACTGCATTTATCTACGGGTTTTCTCCCAGCCTTGCACCGCTTTAGCGAAGTGGACAAAGCACATGGCAGGATTGAAACCCGCAAAGCCGAGTTGTTTGATATTCAGGGAGGCGATTTTGAACAGCGCTGGCAATCAAGCGGGATAAGGGCTTTGATCAAGGTGCAGCGCCATTTTATTGGGGTGAAAACCGGTAAAGAACAACACCAAACCTCTTTGTACATCAGCAACCAGGCTGATGACAAACACAGTGGCTCAACGGCAGAGGAATTGTTCCATGCCGTCAGGAAGCACTGGGCCATCGAGGCAGACAACCATGTTAGGGATGTGCTCTTTTTAGAAGATAGCACCCCGACACCCAAAGGCAACCTCTCCAGAAGCTTGGCTGCCATTAGGACTTTTGCCATCCAGGCCTTGCGGCAAACTGGAGCCAAAAGCCTTAAAGCCAAAATGGAGCAGTTGCTAGATTGCCCCCAGAAACTGGCTGAAACCCTGGTGGCTATGGGATTTTCTACTTAA